A single Tuberibacillus sp. Marseille-P3662 DNA region contains:
- the rsfS gene encoding ribosome silencing factor: MTSKETAYFAAETADQKNAHDIVMLNMQGISIMADYFVICHGNSEKQVQAIARALKEEAGEKEVSIKRIEGFNNARWVLVDLGYVIVHIFHKEDRDYYKLEKLWGDAPVFTLESNFSSGQ, from the coding sequence ATGACATCAAAGGAAACTGCTTATTTTGCAGCTGAGACAGCTGACCAAAAAAATGCTCATGATATCGTTATGTTGAACATGCAAGGGATATCGATTATGGCTGATTATTTTGTCATTTGTCATGGTAATTCTGAAAAGCAAGTGCAGGCAATTGCTCGAGCGCTTAAAGAAGAAGCGGGAGAGAAAGAGGTTAGCATCAAGCGAATTGAAGGGTTTAATAATGCCCGTTGGGTGCTCGTCGATTTGGGGTATGTGATTGTTCACATCTTTCACAAAGAGGATCGGGATTATTATAAGTTGGAAAAATTGTGGGGAGATGCTCCTGTATTCACATTGGAGAGTAATTTCTCCAGTGGTCAATAA
- a CDS encoding nicotinate-nucleotide adenylyltransferase — protein MKNIGLLGGSFDPPHYGHLIMAQEALEKFQLDKVWFLPSYIPPHKRKKTTSASVSHRLNMLKLAIADTPAFDVSTIEIEREGKSYTYDTIKTLKHRFSDVCFYFMIGGDMINDLPNWHNIDELSQMIDFVGFKRAGYQLKKPDNVSIHEVDMPEIQISSTMVRERIKNHQHYRYFIPENVRQYIEEKDVYE, from the coding sequence ATGAAGAACATTGGATTATTAGGTGGAAGTTTTGACCCGCCGCATTATGGACATTTAATTATGGCACAAGAGGCGCTGGAAAAGTTCCAATTGGACAAGGTTTGGTTTCTACCGTCTTATATTCCGCCGCACAAAAGAAAAAAAACGACATCGGCCTCCGTCAGTCATCGGTTAAATATGCTGAAGCTGGCGATAGCTGACACACCGGCTTTTGATGTATCAACAATTGAAATTGAACGAGAAGGCAAATCGTATACTTATGACACGATTAAAACCTTGAAACATCGTTTTTCTGATGTTTGTTTTTATTTTATGATTGGCGGGGATATGATTAATGATCTTCCTAATTGGCATAACATTGATGAGTTATCCCAAATGATTGATTTTGTCGGGTTCAAACGAGCGGGTTATCAATTGAAGAAACCGGACAACGTCAGCATTCATGAAGTCGATATGCCCGAAATTCAAATTTCGTCGACAATGGTCAGGGAAAGAATAAAAAACCACCAACATTACCGTTATTTTATTCCTGAGAATGTTAGACAATATATTGAGGAGAAGGATGTTTATGAATAA
- the yqeH gene encoding ribosome biogenesis GTPase YqeH translates to MTQEQYCSGCGAAIQTDDPKKIGFAPEAALKRETVLCKRCFRLNHYNEVPDVQLSDEDFLNMLETISHTNALVVKIVDIFDFTGSWVPGVRRFAGNNDVMLVGNKLDLLPQSFNQDKLLKWMRFMSNQAGLKPIDVQLISAEKGTHIKELAALIDNYRDGKDVYIVGSTNVGKSTFLNQLIQTFAGDDDTGITASQYPGTTLNFIEIPLDDEQSIYDTPGVINPQQMAHFVNADDLKVITPRKEVKAKIHQLNEGQTLFFGGLARLDFVKGGFCPFVSYVSNELYIHRTKTENAEALYHNHLGELLSPPSDTDMWTGLIRHDFKIKEKNTDIVVSGLGWITVKEAGVTVSVHAPKGVGVSVRRSIIKG, encoded by the coding sequence GTGACACAAGAACAATACTGTAGCGGCTGTGGGGCCGCAATCCAAACCGATGATCCTAAAAAAATCGGCTTCGCACCCGAAGCAGCATTAAAACGGGAGACGGTTTTATGCAAACGCTGCTTTCGTTTAAATCACTATAATGAAGTTCCAGACGTTCAGTTATCGGATGAGGACTTTTTGAATATGTTGGAAACCATCAGTCATACCAATGCATTGGTCGTTAAAATTGTTGATATATTTGATTTCACCGGAAGTTGGGTACCTGGGGTTCGGAGATTTGCTGGTAACAATGATGTTATGCTTGTCGGGAATAAATTAGATCTCCTGCCGCAGTCATTTAATCAAGATAAATTACTAAAGTGGATGCGATTCATGTCGAATCAGGCCGGGTTGAAACCGATTGACGTCCAACTGATCAGCGCGGAAAAAGGGACGCATATCAAGGAATTAGCAGCTTTGATTGATAACTACCGTGATGGCAAGGATGTTTATATAGTTGGTAGTACGAACGTTGGTAAATCAACGTTTTTGAACCAATTAATACAGACGTTTGCCGGCGATGACGATACTGGAATTACAGCTTCCCAGTATCCAGGTACAACCCTGAACTTTATTGAAATACCGCTTGATGATGAACAAAGCATCTATGATACGCCAGGGGTTATTAACCCACAGCAGATGGCTCATTTCGTGAATGCGGATGATTTGAAGGTCATTACACCAAGAAAAGAAGTTAAAGCAAAAATTCATCAACTCAATGAAGGCCAGACATTGTTTTTCGGTGGGCTGGCACGATTGGATTTTGTTAAAGGCGGTTTTTGTCCTTTCGTTTCCTATGTTTCCAATGAACTCTATATTCATAGGACAAAAACGGAAAATGCTGAAGCACTCTATCACAATCATCTAGGGGAACTGTTAAGCCCGCCAAGTGATACTGATATGTGGACAGGCTTGATTAGACATGACTTTAAAATAAAAGAAAAAAATACAGATATTGTAGTTTCAGGGCTGGGATGGATTACAGTTAAAGAAGCGGGTGTGACCGTTAGTGTTCACGCACCAAAAGGGGTTGGCGTGTCGGTGAGAAGATCAATTATTAAAGGGTGA
- a CDS encoding MFS transporter, with product MNTAFLVFKNMNFTKLFLASFASRMGTIIGMTAFTFYLLDRFSNQPFYATLTEIMYSAPTLLVFFVVGVIADKMDRQRIAYKSDFICAFLSAILMLAIFIGWMPLVFLILFIRSAVSKFFFPAEQALVQGILTDDEYTTAAGLNQMVAGLFNILGSAIGISFYWSVGMTGAVLVDGLSFVISAWLIHSCMMTDNVRLPNGSHRLTDLKVQLILNDFKEGIQYILGYKLLRTLILGFLMIGIVNGGFSVLPVYVLKYKLAPGSYEMWSVWMGIIFGICMLIGSFIGAVISKKIKLYHGIILGIALSGLLTATAAFCTRPMSFMVLAGCIALCLPLVNIALGGWLPKIVDPKLMGRVESWISPIMMLSHTLMLGFISIGFQTFISIEGLFILEGLIMLFVAIFYLFTLPRYAHMIRSSDEWNESNPYKQYSQV from the coding sequence ATGAATACAGCGTTTTTAGTCTTTAAGAACATGAACTTTACGAAATTATTTTTAGCGTCTTTTGCATCAAGGATGGGCACTATTATTGGCATGACGGCCTTCACTTTTTATTTGTTAGATCGTTTCAGTAACCAGCCGTTCTATGCCACATTGACCGAGATAATGTATTCAGCTCCGACGTTGCTCGTGTTTTTCGTTGTTGGGGTGATCGCTGATAAGATGGACCGGCAACGAATTGCCTATAAAAGTGACTTTATTTGCGCCTTTCTATCAGCCATCTTAATGCTTGCTATTTTCATTGGCTGGATGCCGCTCGTGTTTCTCATCTTGTTCATAAGAAGCGCCGTTTCCAAGTTTTTCTTCCCGGCAGAACAGGCCTTGGTGCAGGGTATTTTAACGGATGATGAGTATACAACGGCTGCTGGACTCAACCAAATGGTGGCCGGCCTATTTAATATTTTGGGCAGTGCAATAGGTATCAGTTTCTACTGGAGCGTGGGTATGACTGGTGCGGTGCTGGTTGATGGGCTGTCTTTTGTGATTTCGGCATGGCTCATTCATTCTTGTATGATGACTGATAACGTCCGCCTACCTAATGGTTCGCATCGTTTGACTGATTTGAAAGTTCAATTGATACTAAATGATTTTAAAGAAGGGATTCAATATATTCTGGGCTATAAATTATTACGAACGCTCATTTTGGGTTTTTTGATGATTGGCATTGTTAATGGCGGCTTTTCAGTGTTGCCTGTCTATGTTCTCAAATATAAATTGGCACCCGGATCGTATGAGATGTGGTCTGTGTGGATGGGCATCATATTTGGCATCTGCATGTTGATCGGTAGTTTCATAGGCGCAGTTATTTCGAAAAAAATCAAGCTTTATCATGGCATCATACTAGGGATCGCCTTGTCAGGTTTGCTGACAGCGACAGCTGCATTTTGCACACGGCCGATGAGTTTTATGGTTTTGGCTGGTTGTATTGCATTATGTTTGCCGCTTGTTAATATTGCTTTAGGTGGATGGTTGCCGAAAATCGTTGATCCGAAATTAATGGGACGGGTTGAAAGCTGGATTTCGCCAATCATGATGTTATCGCACACACTGATGTTAGGTTTCATATCTATCGGATTTCAAACTTTCATATCCATAGAAGGTCTATTTATCCTTGAAGGTCTAATCATGCTGTTCGTTGCTATCTTTTATTTGTTCACTTTGCCAAGATACGCCCATATGATCCGATCATCGGATGAATGGAATGAATCGAATCCGTATAAACAATACAGTCAGGTCTGA
- the yqeK gene encoding bis(5'-nucleosyl)-tetraphosphatase (symmetrical) YqeK yields the protein MNKQEALQVVQEILPEHRFEHTKRVVETAKQLAGRNDADIDKVTYAAIWHDIAKYFDEDYMYEIIYTHPEIPNELLNYHVSLWHAPVGSVYVRETYNLLDQDVLNGMTYHTTGRAGMSTLEKIVFLADYIEPGRAFPGIDEVRHLAETDLDAAVCQSLANTIQFLVAKNAQVHPDTVDAYNELIKNKEEHE from the coding sequence ATGAATAAACAAGAAGCGTTGCAAGTTGTTCAAGAGATATTACCGGAGCATCGCTTTGAACATACTAAGAGAGTCGTGGAAACAGCTAAGCAATTAGCTGGACGAAATGATGCAGATATTGATAAAGTCACCTATGCTGCTATTTGGCATGATATTGCCAAATACTTTGATGAGGACTATATGTACGAAATCATTTATACACATCCAGAAATCCCTAATGAATTGCTCAACTATCATGTATCTTTATGGCATGCTCCGGTGGGTTCCGTGTATGTTCGTGAAACCTATAATCTGTTAGATCAAGATGTACTGAATGGAATGACTTATCACACGACAGGAAGAGCAGGCATGTCCACATTAGAAAAAATCGTTTTTTTAGCTGATTATATTGAGCCGGGACGAGCGTTTCCTGGCATTGATGAAGTAAGGCATTTGGCTGAAACCGATTTGGACGCCGCCGTGTGTCAGTCACTCGCTAATACGATACAATTTCTAGTGGCTAAAAATGCTCAAGTACACCCTGATACTGTCGACGCTTACAATGAACTTATAAAAAATAAGGAGGAACATGAATGA
- the yhbY gene encoding ribosome assembly RNA-binding protein YhbY: protein MLTNRQKKFLRKQAHDIKPIFQIGKSGIHQTMIAEIAAALEARELIKISILQNALEDTEEAGQQLASKTDADVVQTIGSTIVLYKESRENKHIELPR, encoded by the coding sequence ATGTTGACGAATAGACAGAAAAAATTTTTACGAAAGCAAGCTCATGATATAAAACCCATCTTTCAAATCGGCAAATCAGGTATCCATCAAACGATGATTGCTGAAATTGCCGCTGCTCTTGAAGCGCGGGAGCTTATTAAAATCAGCATTTTACAAAATGCTCTTGAGGATACGGAGGAAGCAGGGCAACAGTTAGCTTCAAAAACAGATGCTGATGTTGTGCAAACGATCGGCAGCACAATTGTTTTATATAAAGAATCCCGGGAAAATAAACATATCGAGCTGCCCCGATGA
- a CDS encoding YrzI family small protein — protein MFKVNIFTFTLIIRVKRRERSAEMVEEAQRQRTVCDEMLDRRATFINKM, from the coding sequence ATGTTTAAAGTGAACATTTTTACGTTTACCCTCATTATTCGCGTGAAGCGACGCGAAAGATCGGCGGAAATGGTTGAAGAAGCACAAAGGCAACGTACTGTTTGTGACGAGATGCTTGACCGCCGTGCAACGTTTATTAACAAGATGTAA
- a CDS encoding YqeG family HAD IIIA-type phosphatase: protein MLLNFFLPDQHVNRIIDIQPEELRQHNIKGIVTDLDNTLVAWDEPEATPELRDWFELMQDAGITITIVSNNSENRVKSFCHPLGIPFISKARKPMKRAIRKAVKNMGFQKDDIVVIGDQLLTDILGGNRLGVHTILVVPIKMTDGWTTRINRKIERRLFSLMRKNGLIDWEEE, encoded by the coding sequence ATTTTGTTAAATTTCTTTTTACCTGACCAACACGTGAACCGTATTATTGACATACAACCGGAAGAACTAAGACAACATAATATTAAAGGGATTGTTACTGATTTAGATAATACGTTGGTGGCTTGGGATGAGCCTGAGGCAACGCCTGAATTGCGTGATTGGTTCGAACTTATGCAAGACGCTGGTATCACAATCACTATTGTTTCGAATAACAGTGAAAATAGGGTGAAATCGTTCTGCCATCCGCTTGGTATCCCGTTTATTTCAAAGGCAAGAAAGCCGATGAAGCGGGCAATAAGAAAGGCCGTCAAAAATATGGGCTTTCAAAAAGACGATATTGTCGTCATTGGTGACCAACTATTAACAGATATTCTTGGAGGTAACCGTTTGGGGGTTCATACTATTCTTGTTGTCCCAATAAAAATGACGGATGGGTGGACGACGCGGATTAACCGTAAGATCGAACGCCGGCTATTTTCCTTGATGCGAAAGAATGGTTTAATTGATTGGGAGGAAGAGTAA
- the comER gene encoding late competence protein ComER — MKIGIIGTGNMGTVLTQAIVDGLAVPPSHVIVTNRTLSKAYQLQEEYPNIQVAHTAEDVAKSTDITFICIKPLDIHPLLIKIRDSLDSQQTLVSITSPIKVEQIESAVDCHVARLIPSITNRALSGTTLFTFGQRCGQAQKDQLLGLAENFSDPVMIDESVTRAASDLCSCGPAFLSYLMERMVNAAVSETGISEYQATQLTSKMVVGLGHLLEKQIYTMETLKEKVRVKGGVTGKGLDVLETELGDVFEQLFQTTHEKFREDHNHVDKQFEAYTK; from the coding sequence GTGAAAATAGGGATTATAGGTACCGGCAACATGGGAACAGTCTTAACTCAAGCAATCGTCGATGGTCTAGCGGTGCCACCGTCGCATGTTATTGTGACTAATCGTACTCTCAGTAAGGCCTATCAGCTACAAGAAGAATATCCAAACATCCAGGTTGCCCACACAGCTGAGGATGTCGCCAAATCAACTGATATCACATTTATTTGTATTAAACCATTAGATATCCATCCACTGCTGATCAAAATTAGGGATTCCCTAGACTCTCAGCAAACATTAGTATCCATTACTAGTCCAATAAAAGTCGAACAAATTGAATCTGCTGTAGATTGTCATGTTGCGAGGCTAATTCCGAGTATTACGAACCGCGCATTATCGGGCACCACCCTCTTTACATTTGGACAACGATGCGGCCAAGCACAAAAAGATCAATTGTTGGGGCTGGCGGAAAACTTCTCAGACCCAGTTATGATTGATGAATCTGTCACTAGAGCTGCTTCAGACTTATGTAGTTGCGGACCGGCATTCCTAAGTTATTTGATGGAACGCATGGTGAACGCCGCAGTCTCAGAAACAGGCATATCCGAATACCAAGCCACACAATTAACGAGCAAAATGGTTGTAGGATTAGGCCATCTGCTTGAGAAGCAAATCTACACAATGGAAACCTTGAAGGAAAAAGTCAGAGTAAAAGGCGGTGTTACTGGTAAAGGGTTAGATGTTTTGGAAACGGAACTGGGTGATGTGTTTGAGCAATTGTTTCAAACAACACATGAAAAATTCAGAGAGGATCACAATCATGTTGATAAGCAGTTCGAGGCTTATACAAAGTAG
- a CDS encoding helix-hairpin-helix domain-containing protein gives MNNEVVDIKNKWIFYGCVVLAVLLVAGYKMWPSDDEPSSWQTMEQLNKNEDSAEHEKSQQQTSSKQQNTHQPKTLFIDVKGAVKAPGVYQMDQGDRVLNVIKKAGGLGEKADSTKVNLAAKLKDEMVIYVPKVGEETSSKQGVIAPGNSEEKVNLNTADQSELEELSGIGPSKAAAIVTYRETQGAFKSLEDLSNVKGIGEKTLASLKPLITVK, from the coding sequence ATGAATAATGAGGTGGTTGACATAAAAAATAAATGGATTTTTTATGGCTGTGTCGTATTGGCTGTCTTGCTCGTTGCGGGTTATAAAATGTGGCCTTCAGATGATGAACCAAGCAGTTGGCAGACGATGGAGCAGCTTAACAAGAATGAGGATTCTGCTGAACATGAAAAGTCACAACAGCAAACATCGTCTAAACAACAAAATACTCATCAGCCGAAGACGCTATTTATTGATGTTAAAGGGGCAGTTAAAGCCCCTGGTGTCTATCAGATGGATCAAGGTGATCGTGTACTCAATGTCATCAAAAAAGCGGGTGGACTAGGGGAGAAGGCTGACTCAACCAAGGTGAATTTAGCGGCTAAGTTAAAAGATGAAATGGTCATTTATGTGCCTAAGGTAGGAGAGGAGACAAGTTCAAAACAGGGAGTGATTGCACCAGGTAATAGCGAAGAAAAAGTGAATTTGAATACAGCCGATCAAAGTGAATTGGAAGAACTCTCTGGGATTGGTCCATCCAAAGCTGCGGCGATTGTGACTTATCGAGAAACCCAGGGAGCATTTAAATCGCTGGAAGATTTATCAAACGTTAAAGGAATTGGTGAAAAAACTCTAGCATCCCTTAAGCCCTTAATAACTGTGAAATAG
- the aroE gene encoding shikimate dehydrogenase — MKIFGVMGDPISHSLSPIMHNTWFRKYEMDHHYHAFQVSTNGVHDAMKGIKALSISGMNVTIPHKVSVIPYLDHIDDEAAMLGAVNTIIHRDGKLYGENTDGLGFLASLKTKYPNYERLRRVLIIGAGGASRAVGLTLSKHLSDVVDYANRTVEKAQSLAVETRQYGNSKGISILEAETQIHNYDMVINCTPMGMDSVNERLPIQLDGVTPDTVIVDIVYRPLKTSWLQHAEHQGCTIIGGLPMLIHQGALAFQDWLGFMPEVARVERLLQSQLGDSYVDE, encoded by the coding sequence ATGAAAATATTTGGTGTGATGGGTGATCCGATTAGCCATTCTTTATCACCTATAATGCATAATACTTGGTTCCGAAAGTATGAAATGGATCATCACTATCATGCCTTTCAAGTATCAACAAATGGTGTTCATGATGCTATGAAAGGGATTAAGGCGCTTAGTATTTCGGGTATGAATGTAACCATTCCGCATAAGGTTTCGGTGATCCCATATCTTGATCATATTGATGATGAAGCGGCGATGTTGGGCGCTGTCAATACAATTATTCATCGTGATGGCAAGCTTTATGGTGAAAATACCGATGGATTAGGTTTTTTAGCTAGCTTGAAAACTAAATATCCGAATTATGAAAGGCTCCGTCGTGTATTAATTATTGGAGCGGGTGGTGCCAGCCGGGCCGTTGGATTGACACTTTCGAAACATCTTTCGGACGTGGTTGACTATGCGAATCGCACGGTGGAAAAGGCACAATCATTAGCTGTAGAAACGCGTCAATATGGCAATAGTAAAGGGATATCCATTCTCGAAGCTGAAACGCAAATACATAATTATGATATGGTCATTAACTGTACGCCAATGGGAATGGATAGTGTCAATGAGCGCCTTCCAATTCAACTTGATGGTGTTACACCGGATACGGTTATTGTCGATATCGTCTATCGACCGTTAAAAACATCATGGCTACAGCATGCTGAGCACCAGGGTTGTACGATCATTGGTGGCTTGCCGATGTTAATTCATCAAGGCGCGTTGGCATTCCAAGATTGGCTTGGCTTTATGCCAGAAGTGGCAAGGGTTGAACGTTTACTACAATCACAATTGGGGGATTCCTATGTTGACGAATAG
- a CDS encoding ArsB/NhaD family transporter, whose protein sequence is MDVIIAVSIFVIVYFFIISELINRAVIALLGAVAMIVFQIIDMEDAFHHIEWGTITLLIGMMILVGITNKTGVFQYIAVKSAKAVKGDPLKILIILSILTAIGSAFLDNVTTVLLMVPVTFSITRMLEVNPVPFLISEVIFSNIGGTATMIGDPPNIMLGNAIEHLTFNSFLINLAPIVIVIGAVTLGILILIYRKNLKVSDDQKQKLMDLDDDQFIKDRKLMIKSLCVLGVVIVLFMLHAVLHMEAATVAMLGASALLLIGVPENEIDEIFNEVEWVTIFFFAGLFTLVGGLIETGVIESLASKALEVTGGSIPLAAMLVLWVSGLASATIDNIPYVATMIPLIEDMAQGMGYSVDSDHVNALWWSLALGACLGGNGTLIGASANVIVAGMAAREGHGFSYLDFLKIGAPLTIVALIISTVYIYFRYLIPLM, encoded by the coding sequence ATGGATGTCATCATTGCGGTTTCAATTTTTGTCATTGTTTACTTTTTCATTATTTCCGAATTAATTAATAGGGCTGTCATCGCATTACTTGGTGCCGTTGCCATGATTGTATTTCAAATCATTGATATGGAAGATGCCTTTCATCACATTGAATGGGGTACGATCACATTACTTATTGGGATGATGATTCTAGTCGGGATTACCAATAAAACCGGTGTCTTTCAATATATTGCTGTTAAATCAGCTAAAGCCGTTAAGGGCGACCCTTTAAAAATTCTTATTATCTTATCGATATTAACAGCCATTGGTTCAGCCTTTCTAGATAATGTGACGACTGTTTTATTAATGGTTCCGGTGACTTTTTCAATTACCAGAATGCTGGAAGTCAATCCTGTTCCATTTTTAATTTCTGAAGTGATTTTCTCTAATATCGGTGGTACAGCAACCATGATTGGGGATCCGCCCAATATCATGCTAGGTAACGCCATTGAACATTTAACATTTAATTCATTTTTAATCAATCTCGCCCCGATTGTTATCGTCATCGGAGCTGTTACTCTTGGTATACTCATCTTAATTTACCGCAAGAATTTAAAAGTATCTGATGACCAAAAACAAAAGCTTATGGATCTTGATGACGATCAGTTTATTAAAGACCGTAAACTGATGATTAAGTCTCTCTGTGTCTTAGGGGTTGTTATCGTATTATTCATGCTCCATGCCGTCTTACACATGGAAGCAGCAACTGTTGCTATGCTAGGTGCAAGTGCTCTCTTACTTATTGGGGTGCCTGAAAACGAAATTGATGAGATTTTCAATGAAGTTGAATGGGTAACAATCTTCTTCTTTGCCGGTCTTTTCACACTCGTCGGTGGGTTAATAGAGACAGGCGTCATCGAATCGTTAGCCAGTAAAGCTTTAGAAGTCACTGGCGGCAGTATTCCACTTGCAGCCATGCTTGTCTTATGGGTATCGGGGCTCGCTTCCGCTACCATTGACAATATTCCTTATGTTGCTACGATGATTCCGCTTATTGAGGATATGGCACAAGGTATGGGGTATTCAGTAGATTCTGATCACGTTAATGCGCTCTGGTGGTCACTTGCTCTGGGGGCCTGTCTCGGCGGTAATGGGACGTTAATTGGTGCCTCCGCAAACGTGATTGTTGCTGGTATGGCTGCACGAGAAGGTCATGGATTCAGTTACCTTGACTTTCTGAAGATTGGTGCGCCATTAACTATTGTTGCTTTAATTATTTCAACAGTCTATATTTACTTTAGATATCTCATTCCGTTAATGTGA
- a CDS encoding sporulation histidine kinase inhibitor Sda gives MEKLSDDLLIESYFKAKELELSTEFIRLIEKEIHRRSLGNRIKQLSS, from the coding sequence ATGGAAAAACTATCTGACGATCTATTAATCGAATCGTATTTTAAAGCAAAGGAACTAGAGTTAAGCACTGAATTCATTAGGCTGATTGAAAAGGAAATTCATCGCCGTTCTTTAGGCAATAGAATAAAACAATTATCGTCATAA
- a CDS encoding recombinase family protein: MKAIYARVSTEEQAKHGYSLNGQIASCQAKAGEGPFEIYTDEGVSGELLDRPALRQLREDIRGKTITHVICYDPDRLSRKLMNQLIVTEEFDKCGVELVFVNGDYAKTPEGQLFYSMRGAIAEFEKAKITERMGRGRLEKARQGKILKNYQLYGYNYDPERGQIVPHPEEAAVVQLIFDLFVNPRPGIEGINGIAKYLTQLNIPTKRGAKVWHRQVVRQILGNETYSGTFYQNRWQTEGMFANKYKSIDDKISLKERPEEEWIPVPCPAIIDEETFTKAAQLLAASRRRWSKQSKHAYLLSGMLRCGHCGNTLTGEKTKYWGRENYVYTDRKNYSGAKQKGCGRRISCETLDCAVMGALMTKLDDPDALRRFYKESSSDDAAGERKVLDQELSRLHQRRARLLNLYADGGLQLADVKQALKDNDLNQAECRHRLEMLADNEIEGEPADDEKPLQSMIQDWHQQLTFADQQTLLRTYIKEIIVNDNELTIQSF; encoded by the coding sequence ATGAAGGCAATCTACGCCCGAGTGAGTACGGAAGAACAAGCCAAACACGGTTACAGTCTGAACGGACAAATTGCGTCATGCCAAGCTAAAGCAGGTGAAGGTCCTTTCGAAATTTATACTGATGAAGGAGTCTCTGGTGAATTGCTGGATCGCCCGGCCCTTCGGCAATTAAGAGAAGATATTAGAGGGAAAACGATCACTCATGTGATCTGTTATGATCCTGATCGTCTCTCCCGTAAATTAATGAACCAACTCATCGTTACCGAAGAGTTTGATAAGTGTGGTGTCGAACTCGTTTTTGTGAATGGTGATTACGCGAAGACGCCAGAAGGTCAATTGTTTTACAGTATGCGCGGAGCAATTGCTGAATTTGAAAAGGCAAAAATCACGGAAAGAATGGGTAGAGGGCGACTGGAGAAAGCTAGACAGGGAAAAATTTTAAAAAACTATCAACTATATGGCTACAATTATGATCCAGAAAGGGGTCAAATTGTTCCCCATCCTGAAGAAGCTGCCGTTGTTCAATTAATTTTTGATCTGTTCGTGAATCCCCGGCCTGGCATTGAAGGTATTAATGGGATTGCCAAGTATTTAACACAACTCAATATCCCAACAAAACGCGGTGCGAAGGTTTGGCATCGGCAAGTTGTCAGACAAATACTAGGGAATGAAACTTACTCTGGGACTTTTTATCAGAATCGTTGGCAAACCGAAGGGATGTTTGCTAATAAATATAAATCAATCGATGATAAGATTTCCTTAAAAGAACGCCCGGAGGAAGAATGGATTCCTGTTCCATGTCCAGCGATTATTGATGAAGAGACGTTTACTAAGGCTGCGCAATTACTTGCAGCGTCCCGTCGCCGTTGGTCAAAGCAATCGAAGCACGCGTATTTGCTAAGCGGCATGCTTCGATGTGGGCACTGTGGAAACACCCTGACAGGTGAGAAGACGAAGTATTGGGGTCGAGAGAACTATGTATACACGGATCGAAAAAATTATTCGGGTGCCAAACAGAAAGGATGCGGCCGGCGCATTTCCTGTGAGACGCTCGATTGTGCTGTAATGGGTGCCCTAATGACAAAATTGGATGATCCTGATGCTTTAAGGCGTTTTTATAAAGAATCTTCTTCTGATGACGCGGCTGGTGAACGCAAGGTGCTTGATCAAGAATTGTCCCGATTACACCAGAGACGGGCGCGACTTCTAAATTTATATGCTGATGGCGGACTGCAACTTGCAGATGTTAAGCAGGCACTTAAAGATAATGATTTGAATCAGGCCGAGTGTCGCCATCGTCTAGAGATGTTAGCAGATAACGAAATTGAGGGTGAACCAGCTGACGATGAAAAGCCATTACAATCCATGATCCAGGATTGGCATCAACAATTGACATTTGCTGATCAACAGACTTTGCTCAGAACGTATATAAAGGAGATTATCGTTAATGATAACGAATTGACGATTCAAAGCTTTTAA